GCACCCTTGGTGAGCGTCAGCGCGCAGGGAATTCGGAGCTCCACCACTTCGTGGCCGCCCTCGATCTCCCGGTTCGCCGTCACCTTGCCGTCGGCCACGCTGAACTCGGTGACCGCGCTGGCGCAGGGAATTCCCAGCAGCTCGGCGGTCATCGGCCCCACGGCCTGCAGATCGTCGTCGATGGCCTTCATCCCGAAGAGCACCAGGTCGTACTCGCGGCCCTTGATCTCCTCGGCCAGGGCGCGCGCGGCGGCCAGGCCCTCGGGCTTGCTGTCGGACTTGAGCAGCACGGCGTCGTCGGCGCCCATGGCCAGGCCGGTGCGCAGGGTCTCCGCGCTCTCGGCGCCGCCCACCGTCATCACCGTCACGCTGCCGGAGCCCGCCGCTTCCTTGTGCTTCAGGGCGGCCTCGACGGCAAACTCGTCGTACGGGTTCAGGACGAACTTGATGCCGGCGGCATCCACGCTCTTTTCGTCGCCGGCGATGCGAACGCGCGCCTCGGTGTCCGGGACGCGCTTCACGCACACGATGCTCTTCACGCGCATCTCCCTTGAGTCGATGGTACGTCCCGGCCGTCCGGCGGCTCGGGAGCCGGGATTATACCGCGACGCGCGTGGATCGGGCAACCCGGCTCCCCCTCCGCGTGGAGAGGGAGCCGGATGGAGATCAGTAGCTGGTGAAGAGCAGCAGGTTGGGGGTGCCCCCGGCGGCGCTCTGGGCGTGGAAGGTGATGCGGCCGACGGTGGCGTTCGTCGCCAGCTCGCTCCGTACGGCGGCGGGTGTGGCTGTGGGGTTGTTCTGGAGGTACATCGCGATCACCCCGGCCACGTACGGCGATGCGACGGACGTTCCCACGGTGGTCACCTGGTCGGTGTCGCTGTCGTCGTCCGCCGTGGTGATGTCTACCCCGGGGGCCAGGATGTCGATGCAGGGGCCGTAGTTGCTGAAGTAGCCCTCGGCGTCGTAGCGGTCGGTGGCGCCCACCGTCACGGCGTTCGGGGCGCCGCCCGGGCTTTCGCCGCAGGCATCGATGGGCACGTGGTTGGCGTCGCCGTTGCCCGCCGCGATCGCGTAGTGCACCCCCGCCGCGATGGAGTTC
The genomic region above belongs to Longimicrobium sp. and contains:
- a CDS encoding electron transfer flavoprotein subunit beta/FixA family protein, which translates into the protein MKSIVCVKRVPDTEARVRIAGDEKSVDAAGIKFVLNPYDEFAVEAALKHKEAAGSGSVTVMTVGGAESAETLRTGLAMGADDAVLLKSDSKPEGLAAARALAEEIKGREYDLVLFGMKAIDDDLQAVGPMTAELLGIPCASAVTEFSVADGKVTANREIEGGHEVVELRIPCALTLTKGAYEPRYASLKGIMAAKKKPLEQKDAAAGDSGVQVRKLSYPAERQAGRIVGEGADAVPALLRLLREEAKVI